GGGCCTGGCCCAGCTGATGCATTTTTGTTTGCACATTGGCAAGGCTTTTTCCATGCCAAACGGGGTAGTACGAAAGCCCAATATAGTCATAATCTACATCGGTAATCTTATTAAAGAACCAGTCGGCACTGTCGGCAATGCCCGCATAATGTATCATAATCTTTGTGTCCGGTGCATTCTGGCGGATCGTAGCGCTGATGCCGTTCACCAGTTGCAGGTAGCCTGCTTCATTCTCAACCAAATTGCCGAGGGGATACATGAAGCCTGTATTGGTTTCGTTGCCAATCTGGAAAATATCGGGATGTATTTCGGCTAAAACATTCGCGGTATAAAGCATAGCCTGATCGGTTAGCTGCTGAAGATTGAGTCCTGCCCACTCTGCCGGGACTGCCTGTTGTGAAGGATCGGCCCAGGTATCCGAAAAATGCACTGTAAGCCATACTTTCATACCCCGTGCTTTTACCCTTTGGGCAAGCGCTTTTACCTCTGCCATCCCCGAATGAGGTGTGGAAGGATTCTTCCAAAGCCGGATCCGGATGGTATTTACGCCTGCTTTTTTCAGCGTGAGCAACGCATCTTCGGGCTGGCCGGTGCCGTTCTTATACACATAGCCTGATTGTTCGATTTCCGGAAGGAACGACATATCAGCTCCGCGGATGAAATTATCTTCCACTACAGGCCCGCTGCTTTTACTGTCATCGCTCCCGCAGGAAATCATAAATACTATGATGATGACGAACGGCACGGCATAAATAAGTTTTTTCATGGCTTTCCCATTGATTAAATCATGTTACTACCAAATGTACAGGTTATCCTGATATAAAGATAAGAGTACTTACAGCTTTTGTAATAACATCATTTTGGCGATGAAGACACAGGGATGCTTAGGAAACTACTTCACGCAATTCCTTCCGGTACTGCGAAGCGCTCTTGCCGGTAAATTCCCTGAAGGCTTTATTGAAGTGGCTGAAGTTGTTAAAGCCGCTTTCATAGCATACATCAGCAATTGGGATGTGTTTTTCGGCCAATAACTTGCAGGCGTGAACGATGCGGTACTCATTGACAAATTGTGTGAAGGTCTTTTTCGTTACCTTTTTAAAATAACGGCAAAAAGAAGGCACCGTCATGCTCGCCATGCCGGCAACTTTGTCAAGGGCTATTGGCTGCCTGAAGCTGTCCTTCACAAAATTAAATACCATATTAATGCGGTCGTTATCCTGCACCTGCGTTTCCATGGCAAACCCCTCAGCATTCAGAATTTTATAGTCGTCGGAGCGTTCGAGGTACTTAAGTATCTTTATTATAGACAGCAGTCTTTCAAACGGCTGCTGCCCTTCCATTGCCTCAAGTTCTTCACCCACTATCCTTTTAGTTTTGCCGCCAAAGGCAATGCCGCCCCTGGAACGGACTAAAAGGCTTTGCAATCCTGTGGTCTCGGGAAGCATCATAAAAGCCTCGCCCAGGAAATCAGGCCGCATCTGTACTACGGTCTCGTTCTTATTGCCTGTAGCCTCGTCAGTAAAGCCACAATGCGGGAGGTTGCTGCCGATGAGGATAAGGTCCCCATCCGTATAATAGGAGATATGGCTGCCTATCTGCCTTTTCCCGGCGCCGCCATTGACGAATACCAACTCTACCTCGGGATGGTAATGCCACACATGGGCTTTTACGTTGGCATTTTGTACATATTTTGAATAATAGAACGAACTCCCAAAGTTGGGTTCTATCACTTCAAACGTTGGCACTGCAACTTTCATACTTAATTATTTACACCTGCAAAAGTACTAAAATACAACTATATTTCCTCCATTTTATTATATAACGTTTTAGTTGGTTAAAATAGCACACATATTGGCAAATACTGCTGTAATTCAACCGAAAGCAAAGAATTAATTTAGCACTAAGAAATTCAGGAAAAATTCATCAATAAAAAATCATCCAGGTATGAAAAATGTAATTAAAATGGGATTTGTAATGGCGTTGTTCCTTACTGCCCTGGTAGCAAATGCAGCTGACAGCAAACTTTCGCTAAGCGTAAGGAGCGGCGGCAAACTGGTAAACTTCAGCATCAATGAAGTGAAGAACGTTGATGTGACCATAGCAACAAAAGATAAAGAAGTTCTTTTCTCTGAAAGGCTAAAAAGCAGGGAAGGCAAAATCAGCAGGACTTAT
Above is a genomic segment from Flavobacterium album containing:
- a CDS encoding glycoside hydrolase family 53 protein, giving the protein MKKLIYAVPFVIIIVFMISCGSDDSKSSGPVVEDNFIRGADMSFLPEIEQSGYVYKNGTGQPEDALLTLKKAGVNTIRIRLWKNPSTPHSGMAEVKALAQRVKARGMKVWLTVHFSDTWADPSQQAVPAEWAGLNLQQLTDQAMLYTANVLAEIHPDIFQIGNETNTGFMYPLGNLVENEAGYLQLVNGISATIRQNAPDTKIMIHYAGIADSADWFFNKITDVDYDYIGLSYYPVWHGKSLANVQTKMHQLGQAHNKKVVIAETSYPFTLGWNDLTNNTIGTQDQIIPSYPATPDGQKSYMLDIRNIAKNAGMGFCYWGTEWVAFRGAEATNGSAGENLALWDFEGKALPAMDTFYK
- a CDS encoding AraC family transcriptional regulator, which codes for MKVAVPTFEVIEPNFGSSFYYSKYVQNANVKAHVWHYHPEVELVFVNGGAGKRQIGSHISYYTDGDLILIGSNLPHCGFTDEATGNKNETVVQMRPDFLGEAFMMLPETTGLQSLLVRSRGGIAFGGKTKRIVGEELEAMEGQQPFERLLSIIKILKYLERSDDYKILNAEGFAMETQVQDNDRINMVFNFVKDSFRQPIALDKVAGMASMTVPSFCRYFKKVTKKTFTQFVNEYRIVHACKLLAEKHIPIADVCYESGFNNFSHFNKAFREFTGKSASQYRKELREVVS